CCCTGGCGACCCTCGAAATTGCGGTTCGAGGTCGAGGCGCAGCGCTCCTCCGGCTTCAGCTTATCCGGGTTCATCGCAAGACACATCGAGCAGCCTGGCTCGCGCCATTCGAAGCCGGCCTTGATGAAGATCTTGTCCAGACCCTCGGCCTCGGCCTGCTCCTTCACGATCCCGGAGCCCGGCACGACCATGGCGTTGACGGTGCCTGCAACCTGCTTGCCTTCCGCGATCTTGGCGGCGGCGCGAAGATCTTCGATACGGCCGTTGGTGCAGGAGCCGATGAAGACGCGGTCGAGCTTGATGTCGGTGATCTTCGTCCCCGCGGTCAGGCCCATATATTTCAGCGCGCGGTGCTTGGAGATGCGCTTGGCCTCGTCCGCGATCTTGTCGGGATCGGGCACAATGCCGGTCACCGAGATGACGTCCTCAGGGCTGGTGCCCCAGGTCACGATCGGCGGCAGTTTTGCCGCATCGAGGCGCAGCTCGTGGTCGAAATGCGCGCCTTCGTCGGAGCGCAAGCCCTCCCAATAGCGCATCGCCGCGTCCCAGGCCGCGCCCTTCGGCGACTTCGGACGGTCGCGCAGGAAGTCGTAGGCCTTCTGGTCGGGCGCAACGAGGCCGGCGCGGGCGCCGCCTTCGATCGACATGTTGCAGACCGTCATGCGGCCTTCCATCGAGAGCGCGCGGATCGCCTCGCCGGCATATTCCAGCACGTAGCCGGTGCCGCCCGCGGTCCCGATCTCGCCGATGATTGCCAGGATGATGTCCTTGCCGGTCACGCCGTCGGGCAATTTGCCGTCGACGGTGACGCGCATGTTCTTGGCCTTCTTCTGGATCAGCGTCTGTGTCGCCAGAACGTGCTCGACCTCGGAGGTGCCGATGCCGTGCGCGAGCGCGCCGAACGCGCCATGCGTCGAGGTGTGGCTGTCACCGCAGACGATGGTGGTGCCGGGCAGCGTAAAACCCTGTTCGGGGCCGATGACGTGGACGATGCCCTGGCGCTTGTCGAACTCGTTGTAATATTCGATGCCGAATTCCTTGGCGTTCTCGGCCAGCGCCTTGATCTGCTCGATGCTCTCAGGATCGGGATTGGGCTTGGTGCGGTCGGTGGTCGGCACGTTGTGGTCGACGACGGCGAGCGTCTTCTCGGGCGCATGGACCTTGCGCCCCGTGGCGCGCAGGCCTTCGAACGCCTGCGGCGAGGTCACCTCGTGCACCAGGTGGCGGTCGATATAGAGCAGGCAGGTGCCGTCGTCGGCTTCGTGCACCAGATGGTCGTTCCAGATCTTGTCGTACAATGTGGTCGGCTTGGACATGAGCGTCAGCTCCGAAGACTGTGTGTAAGCGATGAGCGCGGCGAGCGCGCGGGCAACAAAATCGTCAGCGCAGCTTTTAGGCTGCGCGCGTAAGCTCTGACGTTGCCGAGGTCGCGAAGCGTCCGAAGAACCGGCCAGGCAGCCGCGAGCGATCGTCGATGACGATGCGCTGGGGGCTTACGAAGCTGGTCAGATCTGGAAACATTCTAGGAATATATAGCAGGCCGATTTGGAAGCGCGAGGGCTTTGACGCGCACGGCTGACGCAACAAAAAAGCGCGGAGCCGAGCCCCGCGCTTTCGAAAAGCTTGCCTGGTGGCGAAAGCTTACTCGCCGACGGCGGCCTGACGGTCCTGCTTCTCGACGATGCGGGCCGACTTGCCGCGGAGGTTGCGGAGGTAATAGAGCTTGGCGCGACGCACCTTGCCGCGGCGGACCACCTTGATCGAGTCGATCATCGGGGAGAGCAGCGGGAACACGCGCTCGACGCCCTCGCCATAGGAGATCTTGCGGACGGTGAAGCTCTCGTTGAGGCCACCGCCGGAACGGCCGATGCAGACGCCTTCATAGGCCTGCACGCGGGTGCGGTCGCCTTCGACGACCTTCACGTTGACGATCACGGTGTCGCCGGGGGCGAATTCCGGAATCTCCTTGCCGGCGGACAGCTTGTCGAATTGCTCTTGCTCGAGCTGCTTGATCAGGTTCATGGGTAAATCTCCATCGGCGCGCCCAGCCTTGGAAACGGGGGCTGCGCGAAATTCGTTTATCCAGCCATTGCGGATGTGGCCGCTCCTATAAGGCAAGCCGGAGCGTTTGTCACCCGTCTGTCTTGTTTTTTGGCGTTTTTTGGCGACGGGGCCGATTCGGGGGCTTGGGCGGGATTTGGGCCCATAAATCCGGCCGCCGGGCCTCGGTTAGAGCCTCGGATTGCGCCCGCCGCCAGCTAGCGACCTTGGCATGGTCGCCCGAGGTGAGAACCTCCGGGATCGGAACCCCCTCGAACAGCTGCGGCCGGGTGTATTGGGGGTATTCGAGCAGGCCGTCGGAAAAGCTCTCCTCTGTTCCCGAAGCTTCCTTGCCCATCACCCCCGGCAGCAGCCGGACGCAGGCGTCGATCAGGGCCAGGGCTGCGATTTCGCCCCCAGACAGCACGTAATCGCCGATCGAGACCTCCTCGAGGCCCCGCGCATCGATCACTCGCTGGTCGATCCCCTCGAACCGCCCGCAGACGATCAGGGGGCCGGGCCCCTGTGCGAGCTCGGCCACGCGGGCCTGGGTCAACGGCCGAC
The genomic region above belongs to Bradyrhizobium arachidis and contains:
- the trmD gene encoding tRNA (guanosine(37)-N1)-methyltransferase TrmD, coding for MTTPSPWRATVLTLFPEMFPGPLGVSLAGRALASGLWEIEARDIRASATDRHRSVDDTPAGGGPGMVLRADVLAAAIDAAEIAPDRPRLLMSPRGRPLTQARVAELAQGPGPLIVCGRFEGIDQRVIDARGLEEVSIGDYVLSGGEIAALALIDACVRLLPGVMGKEASGTEESFSDGLLEYPQYTRPQLFEGVPIPEVLTSGDHAKVASWRRAQSEALTEARRPDLWAQIPPKPPNRPRRQKTPKNKTDG
- the leuC gene encoding 3-isopropylmalate dehydratase large subunit — its product is MSKPTTLYDKIWNDHLVHEADDGTCLLYIDRHLVHEVTSPQAFEGLRATGRKVHAPEKTLAVVDHNVPTTDRTKPNPDPESIEQIKALAENAKEFGIEYYNEFDKRQGIVHVIGPEQGFTLPGTTIVCGDSHTSTHGAFGALAHGIGTSEVEHVLATQTLIQKKAKNMRVTVDGKLPDGVTGKDIILAIIGEIGTAGGTGYVLEYAGEAIRALSMEGRMTVCNMSIEGGARAGLVAPDQKAYDFLRDRPKSPKGAAWDAAMRYWEGLRSDEGAHFDHELRLDAAKLPPIVTWGTSPEDVISVTGIVPDPDKIADEAKRISKHRALKYMGLTAGTKITDIKLDRVFIGSCTNGRIEDLRAAAKIAEGKQVAGTVNAMVVPGSGIVKEQAEAEGLDKIFIKAGFEWREPGCSMCLAMNPDKLKPEERCASTSNRNFEGRQGFKGRTHLVSPAMAAAAAIAGHFVDVRDWR
- the rplS gene encoding 50S ribosomal protein L19; protein product: MNLIKQLEQEQFDKLSAGKEIPEFAPGDTVIVNVKVVEGDRTRVQAYEGVCIGRSGGGLNESFTVRKISYGEGVERVFPLLSPMIDSIKVVRRGKVRRAKLYYLRNLRGKSARIVEKQDRQAAVGE